From the genome of Variovorax sp. RA8:
TGAGCCGGCCCCGCCGTCGGCCGCGAGCGCCGCCGGATATCCCGCTGCGCCAGATGCCGACACTGCGGTCCTCAGGGCGTTGTGGCACTCAGCGCACATGCCTGGCGCCGTCTGTGTTTGAGCCCGTCGTGGGCTTGCGGTCTGTCGAGCTGTCGTCGCCCCCATGCTGGCGGTGCCCGTCATGCCCGCCATGCCCGCCATGTCCAAAGACATGCATCAGCGGGCACGCCAGCAGAATCAGGAACGGCGCGATCTGCAGCAGGTACGCGCTGTGCCCGAAGAACAGCCAGGCCACCGCGGCGGCCAGGCCCAACCACAGCAGCCATTGAATGATGCGGGACCAATTGAGGCCGCCGCCGGATTCGGGGTCTTGGTGATTGGGTAACACTTCATTGCTCCTGATCTGCCCGTTGCGGAAGCCCACGGGCTCGGGTCAATGGTTCTTGTGGAACGGGGCGTGTTCGTGCATGGGCTTTGCCTGGGCTTTCGCGGTGGAGGCCGAAGGCTTGCCGGCACAGGGACCCGACATTGGCCTCGTAGTGCCCTTGTCGGCAAGATGGTCATGGCGCGCCATCGGTTTGCGGCAGTCATCACGCGTCGATGCCGAGATGCTCGGCGCCGACTCGGAGGCGTCGAAGGCTGGGCGACGGCGACCGTGCTAGACAAGGTGATGACGTATGCGAGCGAGGGGAGGCGAGGGGCGTGCACGGTAAGGCGCCTGTGCATCAAGTTGGAAAAAGGAGGGCCGTCACTTGCGGCGCGGCTGCGCGCTGGCCCCAGAGGCATCGGTCATCATTTCAACGATCGAAGGCGCTTGCCGTCGGACTCGTTATCGGCGTTCCAAGGCAAGCCCTCGATGAGGCCGCAAACGTGGTGACCTTCCGGGACGCCATCCGGCATCGCCGCCCAGGCCTTCAGAGCCTGCTTCATGCGACGGAACAGCGCCATCTCGTGTTCGACCTGATGCTGCTTCTCGTTCAGCCGATCGGCGAGGATTGTGCGTGCCTTGGGGCAAGGCAATTGCCCTTGCTCGCTCATGCCGAGGAGCTCGGCAACGTCGCTCAACCTGAACCCCAAGCCAACTGCGCTGCGGATGAAGCGAACGCGCGCCACGGTGCTTGGGGAGAACTGCTGGTATCCGCTTTCCGTCCTGCGTTCAGCCTTGATTAGGCCGAGGCGCGCGTAGTGACGCACTGTGTCAGGGCTGACACCGGCGGCTTGCGCACATTGGATTACTTGCATGCAGATTCCCTCATGGCGCGTTCTGTGCACCCGCCTGGACTGCAGAAATGAGGCGTTCGGGACTTCAGCGATTTCATGGCTTCGATGTTTGAGAGCGTCACAATGTTGCGACGGCACGTACGTGTTGGCTTTGACCTGGATCAAGGAATAACCCTTCCCCGCCTGAACTTTAGGCCCTGGGGGATGGGCTGATAGGCGCCGTTGCCTACCGATGAGCCGTGGGCCATCGGACACCGCAGCGATCGATACGCTAGGCGAGCTGCATGCCGCGACCGACTTGCACCTTGAACTCGGCGCTATGTGTGCGCGGGCGTCGACGGCCAGCGCTGGCTTCGTTGGAAATAGTGTGCACGTGTCCACCGAACGTAGTGGACACGAGCATCCTAAAACGATCCGTCGCAATCAAGGTGCCGCGGCTACTAGCCGCTTACCCCTTCTCACCGACGCTGGCGATCCCCCCTGCTGACTGGGCGCGCGCCTTCGAATACGTCAGCGCTGGTTGGAAGGCCCCTTGACGGACCGATCCGAGAAGTAGAGCCCCGTGAAGCTGGGAAACGAGCGCTCGGGATAGCCAGGTAGATAGAGCGAGCGCTCGTGGACGGGCCATTCGTCTCTGAGCGTGTAGCCCATGGCTTCGATGTCGCGGATGAAGCGCCCCCTGTTGTAGACGTGCATGGGTGCAAAAGATCCTGCGCCGATGTTTTGCGTGGTAATGAAGCTTTCGCCTTCATGGAGCGGCAGCTTGTTCAGGAGCAAATGCTGTGGTCGGGTCTTGCAGTCTTTGAGAAGGAGTCCTGGTGTCGCGTGCTCAAAGTAATGAATGGCGCCCGCGGAAATCCAAACGTCGGCGGTTCCTTCGGTCACGGCGCGCTGAAGGTCTTCGGTGAAGTCCAGTGCGCTGGAGCCAGTATCGGAAGCCAACTTTCGGCCGATTGAAGCCATGGCAGGCACCTCAACGATGCGCCAGGTCAACGACGCAGGCATGTCGAGATATCGGCGGTACGCGTAGTAGTGAACGCCCACCGAACCGCCGATGTCGAGGATTCTGGTGGCACCCGCACGGAAGGCGCGGTCGAGCCACCACATGACCGGATAGTCATAGGCGAAGATCTTCTTCGTACGGATGTTCACGTACTCCTCAGCCAGCGCGTCCTGATCAAATTCCGGGTTCTTCGGCAGCCAATCGCGAGCTGCTTCGAAACTGTCGAACAAGCCGAAGTAGAAGCCGTGCCCCTCACGGGAGAGAAACTGCTGGCGCCGCCATAGCAGCAGTGCGGGTCGAGTGAGCGGGCCTTCCAAGAACTCACGTACAACGTGCGAGGCACTTTGGTGAGTCATGGCCGATCTCCTCGCCGGTTCTATTCGATCGACACGGTGTTGTTGACCGGGCGGACTGTGGCGATCAGTTCTGCACCGATGTCGAGGTTCACCGCCACTGGTGGCATCCAACGCAACTCACGTTGGCGAGCTTCGGGGGGCAAATCCTTGCGAGGCCCGCTCAGAATCGTGTGCCAATGGGCTCGGCGAATGTGGGCAACGATCCGACGACCGCTTCCTGGGTCGTGATCATCACGGTTTCGCGGCTGGGAAGCCCGCAGGGCGGCGCCTATGCGGTATCCCAGACTCCAAACCGTCGGCGCGGGCGGTGGAAAGATGCGAAGGCCTCGTCGGCGGGTACGCACTGGCACCGGCCGCACCGGGTAGGCGTCGGCGCCATGGCGAGTGATCTCCGCGTTCTGCGCGCAGAGGTACAGCAGGACGGAGATCACGGGGGTGACTGCTGCCTTGAACGATTCCAACTCTGACGCAGCGGTACAGAAGGTCTGGGCGAGCGCTTGAGCGATCGATTCGCCGCTCAACCTGACGCAGAACGGGTACATGGCGCCATCCTCGAGAGATCTCGCGATGTCACGTTCGGTATCGAACAGCATGCCGAGAAAAACAGGCCTGTTGGAATGAAGGTGCGACGGCTCCATGAACACCCAGACCCCTCGCGCCGGGCCTGTCGGAGTCAGGATATTCGGAAGCTCAAGATAGATGCACCATTCGGGCATCCTCATGAGCACGTCGATGGGAATGTCGTCATCCAGAGGCGTATCGAGTAACGCATTGAGCAATGTCTGATCGACTCTGTAGATCCCTTGCGTCAGGCGCCAAGAAGCCAGGGCAGTGATCTTGAATGCAAGATCAGGTCGTCCGCCGCAAAGCGGTTCCGCCACCGCCAGCGGCGCGTAGCACCAATCCGGCCATTGAGCTTTCAGCCGACCGGTTGAGCGCAGCATCTCGTGTGTGGCCCACACATTGGGCAGCTGACGCCCCATGATCTCGAGCATGGCCCGCGCCGAATGTGGGCGCGCTACGTTTGCCTGCATCCGGTCCTCCAAACGTTCTGTTGTCGGGGATTGAGCGCAAGGTCAATGCTCTTGCCGGCGAGAGCACAAGTTGCCTCCCAGAGCGCAACGTGTGTCCCGGTGACGCCAGCTTGGCGACGCTTCGGGGCTACAAAGGGGGTCTACTTGGCCATCTTCCGGCACTCTTCGGCGCACTTTTGACATGCCTTCGCACAAGCTTGGCAGTGCTGCGCGTCGTGCCTGGCGCACTCGTCGCCGCAGACCTGGCAAATATCGGCACAAAGGCGGCAGATCGCAGCGGCGGTTTCGCTGTCGCGGGCCATCGCAGCCGCCGCGAGTTGGCAGATTGCGGCGCAATCAATGTCCAGCGCGATGCACTTCGCCATCATCTTCACGTCCTCCTCGCGCAGGCACGATGCGGCGCAGTGATTGCAGGCCGTCGCACAGGCATTGCAGGCATCGATGCACTGGGCGTACTTCTTAGGTGGCATGTCTGTCTCCTTGGGTCGAGTTGCCGGAGATCCGGCGAGAAGGACGGACGTGCCGTCCCGACGATGCAGCCCGACATCGGCCGGGCACACTGATGAGCTGCGAGACCTTGGCCTAGCGCGCTGATTCGATCTTGGTCACGGTGAACTTGCCATCGATCTTCTCTGCCTGGAATCGGACCTTGTCGCCGGCCTGGACCTTGTCGAGCATCGCGTCGTCCTTCACCTGGAAGACCATCGTCATGCCGGGCATATCGAGGTTCTTCAGAGGTCCATGCTTGAGCGTGAGTTTCTTGTTGTCCTTGTCGACCTTTCGGACCTCGCCATCGGCAAGCTCCGCGGAGGCAGGGGCATCGGTGGAACTCGCGGACGGCGCTGCGCTGCCGCTGGCCGGTTGAGCATGCGCGAAGCCCACAAAAATGAGGGCGGCCATGGGGGCGATGAACGCCAGACGGATGTTGAGCATGTTGACTCCTTGGAAAACAGAAAACTGCGCAATCGACCCGGCCAGGTGTCAATAGGCCGAGCCGGTCGGCTCGCGTTACTTGGCTGCGTGCTTTTCGGACGTCTTGGCCACGTTCACGGCGCCCTTCATTCCTGCGTCGTAGTGGCCCGGCTGCAGGCACGCGAAGTCGATCTTGCCGGCCTTCGTGAACTGCCAGACGACCTCGCCGGTCTTCCCTGGAGCCAGCGTCACCATGTTCGGATCGGCGTGCTCCATCTCGGGGTTCTTCTTCATCGCCTCGTAGTGCTCCTTGAGCTCCTTCTCGGTTCCGAGCACCAGTTCGTGCTTGATCTTCCCGGAGTTGGTGACGACCAAACGCACCGTCTCGTTCTGCTTCACGTCGATGCTGGCCGGGGTGAAGCGCATGTTGTCGGTCATGTCGACCTTCACCGTGCGCGTCGCCTTGGCCGCCACGCCTGGCTTGCCAATGGCGTCGGCGGCATCGTGGCCGTGACCGCCGGCGTGGTTGCCGCCAGCGTAGGCGCCGACGGCCGCCAATGCGGTGAATGCGGCCAAGGCCGTGTAGCGGAGGGTTTTCATGAGAGTCCTTTCGTTTCAGGGTGGTTTGGAGAGCGAGGGAGGGATCAATGGCCGGAGTGCCCGCTGGGCTTGCGTACCTGCACTTCGATGTTCTTGGCCGGCATGTTCTTGGCCGGCATGGCGGAGGCGCCCGCGCTGCGCGCCCGAGGTGGCTCTGCCACGGGCCCGTTCAGCTCATAGGCTACCGTGCCCTGCGGGTGCTTGAACCAGCCCGGGTTCGAGTAGTCGCCGGGCTTCTGCCCCTTGCGTACCTTGACGACGCTGAACATGCCGCCCATCTCGACCGAGCCGAATGGGCCTTCGCCCGTCATCATTCGGGCGGTGTTGTCGGGCAGCGGCATGTCCATCTCGGCCATGTCGGCCATCCCGCGCTCGCTCATCACCATGTAATCGGGCACGAGATTCGTGATCTTCTTGGCCACGTCCTTGTGGTCGACACCAATCATGGTCGGCACGTCGTGGCCCATGGCGTTCATCGTGTGGTGGCTCTTGTGGCAGTGGAAGGCCCAATCGCCTTCTTCATCCGCCAGGAACTCGATCTGGCGCATTTGCCCGACCGCCACGTCGGTCGTCACCTCGTACCAGCGCGTGCTCTTCGGGGTCGGGCCGCCATCGGTACCGGTGACGAGGAACTCGTGGCCATGCAGGTGCATGGGGTGGTTCGTCATCGTCAGGTTGCCGATGCGAATTCGAACCTTGTCGTTCAGTCGGACGTTGAACGAGTCGATGCCCGGAAAGATGCGGCTGTTCCACGACCAAAGATTGAAGTCCAGCATGGTCATGATCTTCGGCGTCGCACTGCCGGGCTCGATGTCGTATGCATTGAGGAGGAACACGAAGTCGCGATCGACCTCGTCGATCAGGGGGTGCTTTCCCTTCGGATGGGTGACCCAGAAGCCCATCATTCCCATTGCCATCTGGGTCATCTCGTCGGCATGCGGGTGGTACATGAACGTGCCAGGGCGCCGTGCAACGAACTCGTAGACGAAGGTCTTGCCGGGCTGGATGGCCGGCTGGTTCAGGCCCGCGACACCGTCCATGCCGTTGGGAATGCGTTGGCCGTGCCAGTGAATGCTCGTGTGCTCTGGCAGTTTGTTGGTGACGAAGATGCGCACGCGATCGCCCTCGACCACCTCGATGGTCGGTCCGGGTGACTGGCCGTTGTAACCCCAGAGGTTGGCCTTGAAGCCAGGGGCCATTTCGCGCACTACGGGCTCGGCCACCAAGTGGAACTCCTTGACGCCGTTGTTCATGCGCCAGGGCAGCGACCACCCATTGAGCGTGACAACGGGGTTGTAGGGGCGCCCCGTCGTCGGCGCCAAGGGAGGCATCGTGTCTGGCTTGGTCTGAAGCACCGGCTCAGGCAAGGCCGCCATGGCGACCTTGCTCACGGAAGCGGCGGCGATGGCGCCGGTGACGGCACCTGCCCCGGTGAGAAAATTGCGTCTGTTTTTCATATCAATCAATGTGAGGGGCCGCTTAGTGGGCAGCGCCCGAAGCTGGTTCTGAGCCGGTGCTGGGCATCGGCGCCGCCATGGACATGGGCTTACCAATGACAGATGCCGAGAGGGCA
Proteins encoded in this window:
- a CDS encoding DUF2933 domain-containing protein, with translation MGFRNGQIRSNEVLPNHQDPESGGGLNWSRIIQWLLWLGLAAAVAWLFFGHSAYLLQIAPFLILLACPLMHVFGHGGHGGHDGHRQHGGDDSSTDRKPTTGSNTDGARHVR
- a CDS encoding cupredoxin domain-containing protein, with the protein product MKTLRYTALAAFTALAAVGAYAGGNHAGGHGHDAADAIGKPGVAAKATRTVKVDMTDNMRFTPASIDVKQNETVRLVVTNSGKIKHELVLGTEKELKEHYEAMKKNPEMEHADPNMVTLAPGKTGEVVWQFTKAGKIDFACLQPGHYDAGMKGAVNVAKTSEKHAAK
- a CDS encoding methyltransferase, TIGR04325 family, translating into MTHQSASHVVREFLEGPLTRPALLLWRRQQFLSREGHGFYFGLFDSFEAARDWLPKNPEFDQDALAEEYVNIRTKKIFAYDYPVMWWLDRAFRAGATRILDIGGSVGVHYYAYRRYLDMPASLTWRIVEVPAMASIGRKLASDTGSSALDFTEDLQRAVTEGTADVWISAGAIHYFEHATPGLLLKDCKTRPQHLLLNKLPLHEGESFITTQNIGAGSFAPMHVYNRGRFIRDIEAMGYTLRDEWPVHERSLYLPGYPERSFPSFTGLYFSDRSVKGPSNQR
- a CDS encoding copper oxidase → MKNRRNFLTGAGAVTGAIAAASVSKVAMAALPEPVLQTKPDTMPPLAPTTGRPYNPVVTLNGWSLPWRMNNGVKEFHLVAEPVVREMAPGFKANLWGYNGQSPGPTIEVVEGDRVRIFVTNKLPEHTSIHWHGQRIPNGMDGVAGLNQPAIQPGKTFVYEFVARRPGTFMYHPHADEMTQMAMGMMGFWVTHPKGKHPLIDEVDRDFVFLLNAYDIEPGSATPKIMTMLDFNLWSWNSRIFPGIDSFNVRLNDKVRIRIGNLTMTNHPMHLHGHEFLVTGTDGGPTPKSTRWYEVTTDVAVGQMRQIEFLADEEGDWAFHCHKSHHTMNAMGHDVPTMIGVDHKDVAKKITNLVPDYMVMSERGMADMAEMDMPLPDNTARMMTGEGPFGSVEMGGMFSVVKVRKGQKPGDYSNPGWFKHPQGTVAYELNGPVAEPPRARSAGASAMPAKNMPAKNIEVQVRKPSGHSGH
- a CDS encoding four-helix bundle copper-binding protein — encoded protein: MPPKKYAQCIDACNACATACNHCAASCLREEDVKMMAKCIALDIDCAAICQLAAAAMARDSETAAAICRLCADICQVCGDECARHDAQHCQACAKACQKCAEECRKMAK
- a CDS encoding AcrVA2 family anti-CRISPR protein gives rise to the protein MLEIMGRQLPNVWATHEMLRSTGRLKAQWPDWCYAPLAVAEPLCGGRPDLAFKITALASWRLTQGIYRVDQTLLNALLDTPLDDDIPIDVLMRMPEWCIYLELPNILTPTGPARGVWVFMEPSHLHSNRPVFLGMLFDTERDIARSLEDGAMYPFCVRLSGESIAQALAQTFCTAASELESFKAAVTPVISVLLYLCAQNAEITRHGADAYPVRPVPVRTRRRGLRIFPPPAPTVWSLGYRIGAALRASQPRNRDDHDPGSGRRIVAHIRRAHWHTILSGPRKDLPPEARQRELRWMPPVAVNLDIGAELIATVRPVNNTVSIE
- a CDS encoding MerR family transcriptional regulator, which produces MIQVKANTYVPSQHCDALKHRSHEIAEVPNASFLQSRRVHRTRHEGICMQVIQCAQAAGVSPDTVRHYARLGLIKAERRTESGYQQFSPSTVARVRFIRSAVGLGFRLSDVAELLGMSEQGQLPCPKARTILADRLNEKQHQVEHEMALFRRMKQALKAWAAMPDGVPEGHHVCGLIEGLPWNADNESDGKRLRSLK
- a CDS encoding copper-binding protein, giving the protein MLNIRLAFIAPMAALIFVGFAHAQPASGSAAPSASSTDAPASAELADGEVRKVDKDNKKLTLKHGPLKNLDMPGMTMVFQVKDDAMLDKVQAGDKVRFQAEKIDGKFTVTKIESAR